The following proteins are encoded in a genomic region of Paraburkholderia sp. BL23I1N1:
- the fliN gene encoding flagellar motor switch protein FliN, whose product MSDLNAKTEAELAAGEPQLAADAAGAEDDAAMADWASALAEQNDNTEVSPATAGVFQPLSKVESTSTRNDIDMILDIPVQMTVELGRTKIAIRNLLQLAQGSVVELDGMAGEPMDVLVNGCLIAQGEVVVVNDKFGIRLTDIITPSERIRKLNR is encoded by the coding sequence ATGAGTGACCTGAACGCAAAGACTGAGGCCGAACTGGCCGCTGGCGAGCCGCAACTGGCCGCCGACGCAGCCGGCGCCGAAGACGACGCGGCCATGGCCGACTGGGCCAGCGCGCTGGCCGAGCAGAACGACAACACGGAAGTCAGCCCGGCCACGGCCGGCGTGTTCCAGCCGCTCTCGAAGGTCGAATCGACCTCGACGCGCAACGACATCGACATGATCCTGGACATTCCCGTCCAGATGACCGTCGAACTCGGCCGCACCAAAATCGCGATCCGCAACCTGCTGCAACTCGCGCAGGGCTCGGTCGTGGAACTGGACGGCATGGCAGGCGAGCCGATGGACGTGCTGGTCAACGGCTGCCTGATCGCTCAAGGCGAAGTGGTGGTCGTGAACGACAAGTTCGGTATCCGTCTGACCGACATCATCACGCCGTCCGAACGCATCCGGAAGTTGAATCGATGA
- the fliO gene encoding flagellar biosynthetic protein FliO, protein MTRVAGRAMLHAARKVLDRALPAATTATAMTTSTAAAASALMFALTSVAAFTPSPAHAADMNAVNNAAKIASGVGAGTAVPALGVGAVLQTIVGLLVVIGLVFACAWLARRFGLQPANRGGLVKTIGGASLGGKERVAVVEIGDTWLVLGTAPGNVRLLHTMPAGSAALDPVAGTQPGASAAPGAALPGTFGQRFRDALKGEMGKRFNGQGSGDR, encoded by the coding sequence ATGACACGCGTTGCCGGTCGCGCCATGCTGCATGCGGCGCGCAAAGTTCTCGATCGCGCCCTGCCCGCAGCAACGACAGCGACGGCAATGACGACAAGCACGGCAGCGGCCGCCTCGGCGCTGATGTTCGCGCTGACTTCGGTGGCGGCATTCACACCCTCGCCCGCCCACGCAGCCGACATGAACGCGGTCAACAACGCCGCGAAAATCGCGTCGGGTGTGGGTGCCGGCACCGCCGTTCCGGCACTCGGCGTCGGCGCGGTGTTGCAAACCATCGTCGGCCTGCTGGTGGTGATCGGTCTGGTGTTCGCCTGTGCATGGCTCGCGCGCCGCTTCGGCTTGCAGCCGGCCAATCGCGGCGGTCTCGTGAAGACGATCGGCGGCGCCTCGCTCGGCGGCAAGGAGCGGGTCGCCGTGGTGGAGATCGGCGATACGTGGCTCGTGCTCGGCACGGCGCCCGGCAATGTGCGTCTGCTGCACACGATGCCCGCCGGTTCAGCCGCGCTCGATCCGGTCGCCGGCACGCAACCAGGCGCATCGGCCGCACCCGGCGCAGCGTTGCCCGGCACCTTCGGCCAACGCTTTCGCGACGCTTTGAAAGGCGAAATGGGCAAACGTTTCAATGGGCAAGGCAGCGGGGATCGGTAA
- the fliP gene encoding flagellar type III secretion system pore protein FliP (The bacterial flagellar biogenesis protein FliP forms a type III secretion system (T3SS)-type pore required for flagellar assembly.), producing MSCATAKILAVLRRVAPVMLPALMLALPTLSFAQTAGLPAFNTSPGPNGGTTYSLSVQTMLLLTMLSFLPAMVLMMTSFTRIIIVLSLLRQALGTTTTPPNQVLVGLALFLTLFVMSPVLDKAYNDGYKPFSEGSMPMETAVNRGLAPFKTFMLRQTRESDLALFARISHAAPMQGPEDVPLSLLVPSFVTSELKTGFQIGFTIFIPFLIIDMVVASVLMSMGMMMVSPATISLPFKLMLFVLVDGWQLLLGSLAQSFV from the coding sequence ATGTCTTGCGCCACCGCGAAAATCCTCGCAGTCCTGCGCCGCGTCGCGCCGGTCATGTTGCCGGCGCTGATGCTCGCGCTGCCGACGCTGTCGTTCGCACAAACCGCCGGCTTGCCGGCCTTCAATACGAGCCCGGGCCCGAACGGCGGCACGACTTACTCGCTGAGCGTGCAGACAATGCTGCTGCTCACGATGCTGTCGTTCCTGCCGGCGATGGTGCTGATGATGACGAGCTTCACGCGCATCATCATCGTGTTGTCGCTGTTGCGCCAGGCACTCGGCACGACCACCACGCCGCCTAACCAGGTGCTGGTCGGTCTTGCGCTGTTCCTCACGCTGTTCGTGATGTCGCCGGTACTCGACAAAGCCTATAACGACGGCTACAAACCGTTCTCCGAAGGCTCGATGCCGATGGAGACGGCGGTCAACCGCGGCCTCGCGCCGTTCAAGACCTTCATGCTGCGCCAGACCCGCGAAAGCGATCTCGCCTTGTTCGCCCGCATCTCGCACGCCGCGCCGATGCAAGGCCCGGAAGACGTGCCGCTGTCGCTACTGGTGCCCTCGTTCGTGACCAGTGAACTGAAGACGGGCTTCCAGATCGGCTTCACGATTTTCATCCCGTTCCTGATCATCGACATGGTGGTGGCGAGCGTGCTGATGTCGATGGGGATGATGATGGTGTCGCCCGCCACCATCTCGCTGCCGTTCAAACTGATGCTGTTCGTGCTGGTCGACGGTTGGCAATTGCTGCTCGGCTCGCTCGCGCAGAGCTTTGTTTAA
- the fliQ gene encoding flagellar biosynthesis protein FliQ, translating into MNQESVMTLAHQAMYVGLLLAAPLLLVALVVGLVVSLFQAATQINETTLSFIPKLLAIAITMVIAGPWMLTTMLDYLRQTLTSIPTLVN; encoded by the coding sequence ATGAATCAGGAATCCGTCATGACGCTCGCGCACCAGGCCATGTATGTCGGCCTGCTGCTTGCCGCGCCGTTGCTGCTGGTCGCGCTGGTGGTCGGTCTGGTGGTGAGCCTGTTCCAGGCCGCTACGCAGATCAACGAAACCACGCTGTCGTTCATTCCGAAGCTGCTCGCGATCGCCATCACCATGGTGATCGCCGGTCCGTGGATGTTGACGACCATGCTCGACTACCTGCGCCAGACGCTCACCAGCATCCCGACGCTCGTCAACTGA
- the fliR gene encoding flagellar biosynthetic protein FliR, with amino-acid sequence MFSVTYAQLNTWLTAFLWPFVRILALVATAPVLGNRSLPTRVKIGLAAFITIIVAPTLGALPQATVFSAQGVWIIVNQFLIGIALGMTMQIVFQAISATGDFVGLGMGLGFATFFDAQASSSSQVLSSYMNTIAMLVFLVIDGHLQMISALLATFQSVPVSANILGAPGWRTLANFGSTVFSAGLLLSLPVVVALLITNLALGILNRAAPQIGVFQIGFPLTMLIGMLLLQLMIPNMIPFFMRLFDVGIDQMGRVAAGLK; translated from the coding sequence ATGTTTTCCGTCACCTACGCCCAACTGAACACCTGGCTCACGGCGTTCCTGTGGCCGTTCGTGCGGATTCTTGCGCTGGTGGCGACCGCGCCGGTACTCGGCAACCGCTCGCTGCCGACCCGCGTGAAGATCGGCCTCGCGGCCTTCATCACCATCATCGTCGCACCCACGCTCGGCGCGCTGCCGCAGGCCACGGTGTTTTCCGCCCAAGGCGTGTGGATCATCGTCAACCAGTTCCTGATCGGCATCGCGCTCGGCATGACGATGCAGATCGTCTTTCAGGCGATCAGCGCCACCGGCGATTTCGTCGGTCTGGGCATGGGCCTCGGTTTCGCAACCTTCTTCGACGCGCAGGCAAGCAGTTCGAGCCAGGTGCTGTCGAGCTACATGAACACCATCGCCATGCTGGTGTTTCTGGTGATCGACGGCCATCTGCAGATGATCAGCGCGTTGCTGGCCACCTTCCAGTCCGTGCCCGTGTCGGCGAACATTCTGGGCGCGCCCGGCTGGCGCACGCTGGCGAATTTCGGCAGCACGGTGTTTTCGGCGGGATTGCTGCTGTCGCTGCCGGTGGTCGTCGCGCTCCTGATCACCAACCTCGCGCTCGGCATCCTGAACCGCGCCGCACCGCAAATCGGCGTATTCCAGATCGGCTTTCCGCTGACGATGCTGATCGGCATGCTGCTTCTGCAACTGATGATCCCGAACATGATTCCGTTCTTCATGCGCCTGTTCGACGTCGGCATCGATCAGATGGGACGTGTGGCGGCCGGGTTGAAGTAG
- the flgL gene encoding flagellar hook-associated protein FlgL, with product MRISSTQYFNMNVATMSDQQAQLSQLYQEISSGVSLSTPSDNPLGAAQAVQLSSTATTLSQYTTNQGAALASLQQEDSTLGSVNTVLQSIHTLVLRAGDGSLNDGDRGSIATQLQSLRSQLMTLANSTDPQGNALFGGYQTTAQPYTTNSAGVVTYSGDTGTPSMQITSSHTVQTGDNGIAIFGSVAAIGTSSVPAATTGNTGTGVISTVSLTNPTNPANADTYNIAFTSATTFTVTQTTPSGTVTTGAPQPFTAGSAITLGGQTVNITGAPNAGDSFTVTPATQGSTDVFANLSQLITTLQTPVSGGASTASYQSALTTSMTQLENTMNNVVTAQAAVGGREQEVQALQTVTQTNTLQTSSNLADLTQTDMAKTIGQYTMTQNALQAAQQAFVKIQSVSLFQYLN from the coding sequence ATGCGCATCTCCAGCACGCAGTACTTCAACATGAACGTGGCGACAATGAGCGATCAGCAAGCTCAGTTGTCGCAGTTGTATCAAGAGATCTCGAGCGGCGTGAGCCTCTCCACGCCGTCGGACAATCCGCTCGGCGCGGCACAGGCGGTGCAGTTGAGCTCGACGGCGACGACCCTGTCGCAGTACACGACCAACCAGGGCGCGGCGCTCGCTTCGCTGCAACAGGAAGATTCGACGCTCGGCAGTGTAAATACGGTGCTGCAGAGCATTCACACGCTGGTGCTGCGCGCCGGCGACGGATCGCTCAACGACGGCGACCGCGGCTCGATCGCGACGCAATTGCAGAGCCTGCGCAGCCAGTTGATGACGCTCGCCAATTCGACCGACCCGCAGGGCAACGCCTTGTTCGGCGGCTATCAAACTACTGCGCAGCCGTACACCACCAACTCGGCCGGCGTCGTGACCTATTCGGGCGACACCGGCACGCCGAGCATGCAGATCACCTCCTCGCACACCGTTCAGACCGGTGACAACGGGATTGCGATCTTCGGCAGCGTGGCGGCGATCGGCACCAGCTCGGTGCCGGCCGCGACGACCGGCAACACGGGTACGGGCGTGATCAGCACCGTCAGCCTGACGAACCCGACCAACCCGGCCAATGCGGACACGTACAACATCGCCTTCACGTCGGCGACCACCTTCACGGTGACGCAGACCACGCCGTCCGGCACGGTGACCACGGGCGCTCCGCAACCGTTCACGGCCGGCTCGGCGATCACGCTCGGCGGCCAGACGGTGAACATCACCGGCGCGCCGAACGCGGGCGACAGCTTCACGGTGACGCCGGCCACGCAAGGCAGCACGGATGTGTTCGCCAACCTGAGCCAGTTGATCACCACGTTGCAAACGCCGGTGTCGGGCGGCGCTTCGACGGCCAGTTACCAGAGCGCGTTGACCACCAGCATGACCCAGCTCGAAAACACGATGAACAACGTCGTGACCGCGCAGGCAGCGGTGGGTGGCCGCGAACAGGAAGTGCAGGCGTTGCAGACGGTCACGCAGACCAACACGTTGCAGACGTCGAGCAACCTGGCGGATCTGACGCAAACCGACATGGCCAAGACGATCGGCCAGTACACGATGACGCAAAACGCGCTGCAAGCGGCACAGCAGGCATTCGTGAAGATTCAGAGCGTGTCGCTGTTCCAGTACCTGAACTGA
- the flgK gene encoding flagellar hook-associated protein FlgK, whose product MSSNLINLGLSGLNAAQWGLTTTGQNISNASTPGYTIETPVYAESAGQYTGSGFLPQGVSTVTVTRQYSQYLTTELNNAQSSGSSLSTYNTMISQLNNLIGSPTSGIASAITSYFTGLQNVSNNASSLATRQTAMSGAQTLVNQINAAGQQYDSLRQSVNTQLSNTVSQINSYTQQIAQLNGQIASASTQGQPPNQLMDQRDQAVSSLSQLIGVNVVNSNGSYSVFMSNGQPLVSAGNSYNLGTAPSTGDTSELSVQYLGQAGANPAAAPQNLPDSKITGGTLGGLVAFRSQTLDPAEAQLGAIAVSFSAQVNAQNALGITLAGAQGGALFSVGGPTVYANTQNTGNASLNVSFANPAQPTTGDYTLAFNGSTYTLTDNSTGSVVGSATNLTQPINGLNFSTTGTMNAGDSFTVEPTRGALNSFNTATTDPSAIAAAAPVLGSAASTNTGTATITQGTVTAGYTMPNATTTLSYNGAGLSGFPAGSTVTIAGTPPTAYPIASAATVVPYSATTGATLTITNPTAGQMNNVSVTISGAPASGDKFTIGPNTGANNDGRNALALSNLSAAKALGGGTVTLAGAYANYVNLVGNQTNQIQTSSTAQTSLVTQITTAQQSVSGVNINEEAANLLQYQQLYQANSKVIQTAQTLFQTLLGIFQ is encoded by the coding sequence ATGTCGAGCAACCTCATCAATCTCGGACTCAGTGGACTGAACGCAGCCCAGTGGGGACTCACGACGACGGGCCAGAACATCAGCAACGCGTCGACGCCCGGCTACACGATCGAGACCCCGGTCTACGCGGAAAGCGCCGGCCAGTACACGGGTTCCGGTTTTCTGCCGCAAGGTGTCTCGACCGTCACCGTGACGCGCCAGTACAGCCAGTACCTGACCACTGAGCTGAACAACGCGCAGAGTTCGGGCAGCTCGCTGTCGACGTACAACACGATGATCTCGCAGTTGAACAATCTGATCGGCAGCCCGACCTCGGGCATTGCGAGCGCGATCACCAGCTATTTCACCGGTTTGCAGAACGTCTCGAACAACGCCTCCAGCCTGGCTACCCGCCAGACCGCGATGAGCGGCGCGCAGACGCTCGTGAACCAGATCAATGCCGCGGGCCAGCAATACGACTCGCTGCGCCAGAGCGTCAACACGCAGCTCTCCAACACCGTTTCGCAGATCAACAGCTACACGCAACAGATCGCACAGCTAAATGGACAGATCGCATCGGCGAGCACACAAGGTCAGCCGCCGAACCAGTTGATGGATCAGCGCGATCAAGCCGTGTCGAGCCTGTCGCAACTGATCGGCGTGAACGTCGTGAACAGCAACGGCAGCTACAGCGTGTTCATGAGCAACGGCCAGCCGCTCGTCTCGGCCGGCAATAGCTACAACCTGGGCACGGCGCCTTCGACGGGCGACACCAGCGAACTGTCGGTGCAGTATCTCGGCCAGGCCGGTGCGAACCCGGCTGCCGCGCCGCAAAACCTGCCGGACAGCAAGATCACCGGCGGTACGCTGGGCGGTCTCGTCGCGTTCCGCAGCCAGACGCTCGACCCGGCCGAAGCGCAACTCGGCGCGATAGCGGTGAGCTTTTCCGCGCAGGTCAATGCGCAGAACGCCCTCGGCATCACGCTCGCGGGCGCCCAGGGCGGCGCGCTGTTCTCGGTGGGCGGCCCGACCGTCTACGCGAATACGCAGAACACCGGCAACGCGTCGTTGAACGTTTCGTTCGCGAACCCCGCGCAGCCGACCACCGGCGATTACACGCTGGCGTTCAACGGCAGCACCTACACGCTGACCGACAATTCGACCGGCAGTGTGGTGGGCTCGGCCACCAATCTGACCCAGCCGATCAACGGTCTGAATTTCTCGACCACCGGCACGATGAACGCCGGCGACTCGTTCACGGTCGAACCGACCCGCGGCGCGCTGAACAGCTTCAACACCGCGACCACGGACCCGTCGGCGATCGCCGCGGCAGCACCCGTGCTCGGCTCCGCGGCGTCGACCAATACCGGCACCGCCACGATCACGCAAGGCACGGTGACGGCCGGCTACACGATGCCGAATGCGACCACCACGCTGTCGTACAACGGTGCGGGTCTCTCCGGCTTCCCGGCAGGTTCGACGGTGACGATAGCGGGTACGCCCCCCACCGCTTACCCGATCGCCAGTGCGGCGACCGTCGTGCCGTATTCGGCGACCACCGGCGCGACGCTGACAATCACCAACCCGACCGCCGGCCAGATGAACAACGTCTCGGTGACGATCAGCGGCGCACCGGCGAGCGGTGACAAGTTCACCATCGGCCCGAACACCGGCGCGAACAACGACGGTCGCAATGCACTGGCGCTGTCGAACCTGTCCGCGGCGAAGGCATTGGGCGGCGGCACGGTCACGCTGGCGGGCGCGTATGCGAACTACGTCAACCTGGTCGGCAACCAGACCAACCAGATTCAGACCTCGAGCACGGCGCAGACCTCGCTGGTGACGCAGATCACCACCGCGCAGCAGTCGGTCTCGGGCGTGAACATCAACGAAGAAGCAGCCAACCTGCTTCAGTATCAGCAACTGTATCAGGCGAACAGCAAGGTCATCCAGACCGCGCAGACCCTGTTCCAGACGCTGCTTGGCATCTTCCAGTGA
- a CDS encoding flagellar brake protein: MDTTQSHGQTDAPGQSHAQLDESAPDFGRRNPLEIGVQLRNLVNRGDFLTVEYAGGQLVTRLLDVDVRGRTFTFDWGALSDQNKGLLGAPRCQFHASPDGVRVEFATGTPRETRYEGLPAFEANFPEVLFHVQRREYFRVDAPILDPYMCSGRLPEGDTFRFEVHDLSLGGVGMRTSDERVAELPMGTRLQDCELSLGSLGRLSLDLQLVSHRSTALPNGTQRYQLGFRFLTLPGSAENTLQRLITQLEMKRRSLVR, encoded by the coding sequence ATGGATACTACCCAGTCGCACGGCCAGACCGACGCACCCGGCCAGTCGCACGCACAGCTAGACGAGAGCGCACCCGATTTCGGTCGTCGCAATCCACTGGAGATCGGCGTTCAGTTACGCAACCTCGTGAATCGAGGCGATTTCCTCACCGTTGAATATGCGGGCGGTCAACTCGTAACGCGACTGCTCGATGTCGACGTGCGCGGGCGCACCTTCACGTTCGACTGGGGCGCGCTCTCCGACCAGAACAAAGGCTTATTGGGCGCGCCGCGCTGCCAGTTCCATGCGTCGCCTGACGGCGTGCGCGTCGAGTTCGCGACCGGCACGCCGCGTGAAACCCGCTACGAAGGACTGCCTGCGTTCGAGGCCAACTTCCCCGAGGTGCTGTTTCACGTTCAGCGCCGCGAGTATTTCCGCGTCGATGCGCCGATTCTCGATCCGTATATGTGCAGCGGCCGTTTGCCCGAAGGCGACACGTTCCGCTTCGAAGTGCACGATCTGTCGCTCGGCGGCGTCGGCATGCGCACCTCGGATGAACGTGTGGCTGAATTGCCGATGGGCACGCGCCTGCAGGATTGCGAACTGTCGCTCGGCTCGCTCGGCCGGCTTTCGCTCGATCTGCAACTGGTGTCGCACCGCTCCACCGCGTTGCCGAACGGCACGCAGCGCTATCAGCTCGGGTTCCGTTTCCTGACGCTGCCGGGCAGCGCCGAAAACACGCTGCAACGTCTGATTACGCAACTCGAAATGAAGCGCCGCTCACTGGTGCGCTAG
- the flgJ gene encoding flagellar assembly peptidoglycan hydrolase FlgJ has protein sequence MNSDTTNSANAANDLTQRFALDVQGFGKLSAQAKASPQAGMKMAAQQFDAVFTQMMLKSMRDATPQDGPFDSHDSATFTSMMDQQLSQQMSQKGIGVADAMLKQMMRNQGMQVGSANGAGGGLTGMANALGGGSGGDEGQTAALNALAKAYGNAQANGQLAMGKGYSANSALTPPIKGDGSSPRVDAFVDKLAGPAQAASAATGIPARFIIGQAALESGWGKSEIKKADGSTSHNVFGIKATKDWSGKTVSTVTTEYVNGKPQRTVEKFRAYDSYQEAMTDYASLLKGNPRYAQVINSAHDVNGFANGMQRAGYATDPHYAKKLMSIMQKMG, from the coding sequence ATGAATTCGGATACGACCAATTCGGCCAACGCGGCGAACGACCTGACCCAGCGCTTTGCGCTCGACGTGCAGGGCTTCGGCAAATTGAGCGCGCAGGCCAAGGCTTCGCCGCAAGCCGGCATGAAGATGGCCGCGCAGCAGTTCGACGCGGTGTTCACGCAGATGATGCTGAAAAGCATGCGCGATGCGACGCCGCAGGACGGCCCGTTCGACTCGCACGACAGCGCCACCTTCACGTCGATGATGGATCAGCAGTTGTCGCAACAGATGTCGCAGAAGGGCATCGGCGTGGCTGACGCGATGCTCAAGCAGATGATGCGTAATCAGGGCATGCAGGTGGGCAGCGCGAACGGCGCGGGCGGTGGCCTGACCGGCATGGCCAATGCGCTGGGCGGCGGCAGCGGTGGCGACGAAGGCCAGACGGCGGCGCTGAACGCGCTGGCAAAAGCCTACGGCAACGCGCAGGCCAATGGCCAACTGGCGATGGGCAAGGGCTACTCGGCCAACAGCGCACTGACTCCGCCGATCAAAGGCGACGGCAGCTCGCCGAGGGTCGACGCGTTCGTCGACAAGCTCGCCGGACCGGCCCAAGCCGCGAGCGCGGCAACCGGCATTCCGGCTCGCTTTATCATCGGCCAGGCCGCGCTCGAATCGGGCTGGGGCAAGAGCGAGATCAAGAAGGCGGACGGTTCGACCAGCCACAACGTGTTCGGCATCAAGGCGACCAAAGACTGGAGCGGCAAGACCGTTTCGACGGTCACGACTGAATATGTGAACGGCAAGCCGCAACGCACGGTCGAAAAATTCCGCGCGTACGACTCGTATCAGGAAGCGATGACCGACTACGCGAGCCTGCTCAAGGGCAACCCGCGCTACGCACAGGTGATCAATTCCGCGCATGACGTGAATGGTTTTGCCAACGGCATGCAGCGCGCCGGTTACGCTACGGATCCGCATTACGCGAAAAAACTGATGTCCATCATGCAGAAAATGGGCTGA
- a CDS encoding flagellar basal body P-ring protein FlgI codes for MRTVFFRSGRLNRPSRFTRLVQLGRAMALLALACAALPVATPAYAERLKDLVQIQGVRDNPLIGYGLVVGLDGTGDQTTQTPFTTQTLANMLANLGISINNQAAGSSNQQSSLSNIQLKNVAAVMVTAVLPPFARPGEAIDVTVSSLGNSKSLRGGTLLLTPLKGADGQVYALGQGNVAVGGAGASANGSKVQVNTLNAGRVAGGAIVERAVPTSVSQAGTMQLDLNEMDYDTTQRVVAAVNNAFGSGTATALDGRTIQLRAPSDPEQQVAFMAQLQNLDVKPAQAAAKVILNARTGSIVMNQMVTLQSCAVAHGNLSVVINTQPVVSQPGAFSNGQTVVAKQSQIQLKQDNGALKLVTAGANLAEVVKALNALGATPADLMSILQAMKAAGALRADLEII; via the coding sequence ATGCGTACCGTCTTCTTTCGCTCCGGCCGCCTCAATCGCCCCAGCCGGTTCACGCGGCTGGTTCAGCTCGGCCGCGCCATGGCGCTGCTCGCACTCGCCTGCGCGGCCTTGCCGGTGGCGACGCCCGCCTATGCCGAACGTCTGAAGGACCTCGTGCAGATCCAGGGCGTGCGTGACAACCCGCTGATCGGCTACGGCCTCGTCGTCGGTCTCGACGGCACGGGCGACCAGACCACGCAAACCCCGTTCACCACGCAGACGCTCGCCAACATGCTGGCGAACCTCGGCATCTCGATCAACAACCAGGCGGCGGGCTCGAGCAATCAGCAATCGTCGCTGTCGAACATCCAGTTGAAGAACGTCGCCGCGGTGATGGTGACGGCGGTGTTGCCGCCCTTCGCGCGTCCCGGCGAAGCGATCGACGTGACGGTGTCGTCGCTCGGCAATTCGAAGAGCCTGCGTGGCGGCACGCTGCTGCTCACGCCTCTCAAAGGCGCGGACGGCCAGGTGTATGCGCTCGGTCAGGGCAACGTGGCGGTCGGCGGCGCCGGCGCCAGCGCGAACGGCAGCAAGGTGCAGGTGAATACGCTCAATGCGGGCCGCGTTGCCGGCGGCGCGATCGTCGAACGCGCGGTGCCTACGTCGGTATCGCAAGCGGGCACCATGCAGCTCGACCTGAACGAGATGGACTACGACACCACGCAACGCGTCGTAGCCGCGGTGAACAATGCGTTTGGCAGCGGCACCGCCACGGCGCTCGACGGCCGCACGATTCAACTGCGCGCGCCGTCCGATCCGGAACAGCAGGTCGCCTTCATGGCGCAATTGCAGAATCTCGACGTGAAACCGGCGCAAGCCGCCGCGAAAGTGATCCTGAACGCACGTACCGGCTCGATCGTGATGAACCAGATGGTCACGTTGCAAAGCTGCGCGGTGGCGCACGGCAATCTGTCGGTGGTGATCAATACGCAGCCGGTGGTGAGTCAGCCGGGCGCGTTCTCGAACGGCCAGACGGTGGTGGCCAAACAGTCGCAGATTCAGTTGAAGCAGGACAACGGCGCACTGAAGCTGGTGACCGCCGGCGCCAACCTGGCCGAAGTGGTGAAGGCGCTCAACGCACTGGGTGCGACACCTGCGGATCTGATGTCGATCCTGCAGGCCATGAAGGCGGCGGGCGCTCTGCGCGCCGACCTGGAAATCATCTAA
- the flgH gene encoding flagellar basal body L-ring protein FlgH: protein MSHFTRNPVHSRTAQALVQLTLLAALGGCGLVPKQPITQQPMTALPPMPPQAQSPGSIFNPGYAGRPLFEDQRPRNVGDILTIVIQENVNATKSSGANANRSGNTAFSVPTAGFLGGLFGKTNLAASGSNGFQGTGGANASNTFNGTITVTVTGVLPNGNLMVSGEKQMLINQGDEFVRFSGVVNPNTISNLNAVYSTQVADAKIEYSAKGYLNEAENMGWLQRFFLNVSPW, encoded by the coding sequence ATGTCGCACTTCACTCGTAATCCGGTTCACTCGCGCACCGCTCAGGCGCTCGTGCAGCTTACGCTGCTCGCGGCGCTGGGCGGCTGCGGCCTCGTGCCGAAGCAGCCGATCACCCAGCAGCCGATGACGGCACTGCCGCCGATGCCGCCGCAAGCGCAGTCGCCGGGCTCGATTTTCAATCCGGGTTACGCGGGCCGGCCATTGTTCGAAGACCAGCGGCCGCGCAATGTCGGCGACATCCTGACGATCGTGATTCAGGAAAACGTCAACGCGACCAAGTCGTCGGGTGCCAACGCGAATCGCTCGGGGAACACGGCCTTTAGCGTGCCGACCGCGGGCTTCCTCGGCGGCCTGTTCGGCAAGACCAACTTGGCCGCGAGCGGCAGCAACGGGTTCCAGGGCACCGGCGGCGCGAACGCGTCGAACACCTTCAACGGCACCATCACCGTGACGGTGACGGGTGTGCTGCCGAACGGCAACCTGATGGTGAGCGGCGAAAAACAGATGCTGATCAACCAGGGCGATGAATTCGTGCGTTTCTCCGGCGTGGTGAATCCGAACACGATCTCCAACCTGAATGCCGTGTACTCGACCCAGGTGGCCGACGCGAAGATCGAATACTCCGCGAAGGGCTATCTCAACGAAGCCGAGAACATGGGCTGGTTGCAGCGCTTCTTCCTTAACGTGTCGCCGTGGTGA